The Hevea brasiliensis isolate MT/VB/25A 57/8 chromosome 1, ASM3005281v1, whole genome shotgun sequence genome has a window encoding:
- the LOC110672013 gene encoding uncharacterized protein LOC110672013 isoform X1, which produces MASTEDPNKPNSTFDSSSPSEPLLSKPPFFPSFPPPSPIEEATQPLPDESDPSQYLQISYNSGPRPFKDLPFLILFALCVLCTFAFGIFSIFHRNPNYNNLSSYTYEFNSTSCVKDSLFSSTNGFFETHAYYYFLSSSNSGFWKALIWSLVITLIFSTPICFLLLLLLKHYTKQIVYISLPFFIIIPIFFNVYWFVACTVSSSCSDALPLVYRILVLVFVFLVIGVIVWIFVANWHRIELTVMIIGVASDALSKNLGLFVALPLLTFSLVVYYAPIIVFLVFARLNGKIVPKESSSECTCVWKQDSWVPAYYALAILTMLWSLTAMIEAQVYVISGTIAQWYFTKEDSAPKRSIRSSLRSVGLMVLMVSCLVLSFNSITLYLPFDCFVPYIADHDKHVGWPSIREHRNAFGPSFGTVCLSGLLICVVRTVRAAVDSARQEDVPGMVNLILRCCVNALLSAVDFLNKFTINFAAITGKAYCISARMTYELLKRNLLSAVFVETVSSRLLAGIAFVLSAIYAIVVCAILKGAINLGVDSYLVSFLAWMLLIVVLGFFVRVLDNVIDTIYVCYAIDRDRGEVYKQDVHEVYIHLPISRNHRSLIVPRTHDV; this is translated from the exons ATGGCTAGCACTGAAGATCCCAACAAGCCTAATTCTACTTTCGACTCCTCTTCCCCCTCGGAGCCTCTTCTCTCCAAACCCCCCTTCTTTCCTTCTTTTCCTCCTCCCTCTCCAATCGAAGAAGCCACCCAGCCCCTCCCAGATGAATCCGACCCCAGCCAGTACCTCCAAATCTCTTACAATTCTGGTCCGAGACCCTTCAAGGATCTTCCCTTTCTCATTCTCTTTGCACTATGTGTTCTTTGCACTTTCGCTTTTGGAATCTTCTCTATTTTCCACAGAAACCCAAATTACAACAATCTTTCTTCCTATACATACGAATTCAACTCAACTTCTTGCGTGAAGGACTCGCTGTTTTCTTCCACTAATGGTTTTTTCGAAACCCATGCGTATTATTACTTCTTGAGTTCGTCGAATTCCGGTTTTTGGAAGGCTTTGATATGGAGCCTTGTAATTACTTTGATTTTTAGTACGCCCATTTGTTTTCTTTTGCTTTTGTTGCTCAAGCATTACACCAAGCAGATTGTGTACATCTCGCTTCCCTTCTTTATTATTATTCCCATCTTTTTTAATGTTTATTGGTTTGTTGCCTGCACAGTTAGCTCTTCTTGCAGCGATGCGTTGCCCTTGGTTTATAGGATTTTGGTGCTGGTTTTTGTGTTCTTGGTTATTGGGGTCAttgtttggatttttgtagctaaTTGGCATAGAATTGAGTTGACTGTGATGATAATTGGGGTTGCCTCGGATGCGCTTTCGAAGAATTTGGGGTTATTTGTGGCCTTACCGTTATTGACATTTAGTTTAGTGGTTTATTATGCTCCAATTATAGTGTTTTTGGTGTTTGCAAGGCTGAATGGAAAAATTGTGCCAAAGGAATCAAGTAGTGAGTGCACTTGTGTTTGGAAGCAGGATAGCTGGGTGCCTGCGTACTATGCATTGGCAATTCTTACAATGCTGTGGTCTTTGACTGCAATGATCGAAGCTCAGGTTTATGTGATCAGTGGGACTATTGCTCAGTGGTACTTCACGAAGGAGGATTCAGCTCCTAAGCGAAGTATTAGAAGTTCTTTGAG ATCTGTTGGTTTAATGGTTTTGATGGTGTCATGCTTGGTTCTAAGCTTCAACTCCATTACCCTAT ATTTGCCATTTGATTGTTTTGTGCCATATATTGCTGATCATGACAAGCATGTAGGATGGCCCTCTATTAGAGAGCACAG AAATGCATTTGGCCCCTCCTTTGGAACTGTATGCCTATCTGGACTACTTATTTGTGTTGTTCGTACGGTGCGTGCTGCTGTTGATAGCGCAAGACAAGAGGATGTTCCTGGAATGGTGAACCTTATATTGCGGTGTTGTGTTAATGCATTACTGTCAGCAGTAGATTTTCTTAACAAGTTCACAATCAACTTCGCAGCAATAACTGGTAAAGCGTACTGCATCTCTGCAAGGATGACATATGAGCTCTTAAAACGCAATCTGCTCTCTGCTGTTTTTGTGGAGACTGTCTCATCTCGTTTGTTGGCTGGAATTGCCTTCGTCCTCTCAGCAATATATGCAATTGTG GTTTGTGCCATCTTGAAGGGTGCGATCAATCTTGGGGTTGACTCATATCTTGTATCTTTTCTTGCATGGATGCTTTTGATAGTGGTTCTGGGCTTCTTTGTCCGTGTGCTGGACAATGTGATTGACACTATTTATGTATGCTATGCCATAGATAGAGATAGGGGCGAGGTTTACAAACAAGATGTTCATGAGGTTTATATTCACTTGCCCATCAGCAGAAACCATAGATCGCTTATTGTTCCGAGAACTCACGATGTATGA
- the LOC110672013 gene encoding uncharacterized protein LOC110672013 isoform X2, translated as MASTEDPNKPNSTFDSSSPSEPLLSKPPFFPSFPPPSPIEEATQPLPDESDPSQYLQISYNSGPRPFKDLPFLILFALCVLCTFAFGIFSIFHRNPNYNNLSSYTYEFNSTSCVKDSLFSSTNGFFETHAYYYFLSSSNSGFWKALIWSLVITLIFSTPICFLLLLLLKHYTKQIVYISLPFFIIIPIFFNVYWFVACTVSSSCSDALPLVYRILVLVFVFLVIGVIVWIFVANWHRIELTVMIIGVASDALSKNLGLFVALPLLTFSLVVYYAPIIVFLVFARLNGKIVPKESSSECTCVWKQDSWVPAYYALAILTMLWSLTAMIEAQVYVISGTIAQWYFTKEDSAPKRSIRSSLRNAFGPSFGTVCLSGLLICVVRTVRAAVDSARQEDVPGMVNLILRCCVNALLSAVDFLNKFTINFAAITGKAYCISARMTYELLKRNLLSAVFVETVSSRLLAGIAFVLSAIYAIVVCAILKGAINLGVDSYLVSFLAWMLLIVVLGFFVRVLDNVIDTIYVCYAIDRDRGEVYKQDVHEVYIHLPISRNHRSLIVPRTHDV; from the exons ATGGCTAGCACTGAAGATCCCAACAAGCCTAATTCTACTTTCGACTCCTCTTCCCCCTCGGAGCCTCTTCTCTCCAAACCCCCCTTCTTTCCTTCTTTTCCTCCTCCCTCTCCAATCGAAGAAGCCACCCAGCCCCTCCCAGATGAATCCGACCCCAGCCAGTACCTCCAAATCTCTTACAATTCTGGTCCGAGACCCTTCAAGGATCTTCCCTTTCTCATTCTCTTTGCACTATGTGTTCTTTGCACTTTCGCTTTTGGAATCTTCTCTATTTTCCACAGAAACCCAAATTACAACAATCTTTCTTCCTATACATACGAATTCAACTCAACTTCTTGCGTGAAGGACTCGCTGTTTTCTTCCACTAATGGTTTTTTCGAAACCCATGCGTATTATTACTTCTTGAGTTCGTCGAATTCCGGTTTTTGGAAGGCTTTGATATGGAGCCTTGTAATTACTTTGATTTTTAGTACGCCCATTTGTTTTCTTTTGCTTTTGTTGCTCAAGCATTACACCAAGCAGATTGTGTACATCTCGCTTCCCTTCTTTATTATTATTCCCATCTTTTTTAATGTTTATTGGTTTGTTGCCTGCACAGTTAGCTCTTCTTGCAGCGATGCGTTGCCCTTGGTTTATAGGATTTTGGTGCTGGTTTTTGTGTTCTTGGTTATTGGGGTCAttgtttggatttttgtagctaaTTGGCATAGAATTGAGTTGACTGTGATGATAATTGGGGTTGCCTCGGATGCGCTTTCGAAGAATTTGGGGTTATTTGTGGCCTTACCGTTATTGACATTTAGTTTAGTGGTTTATTATGCTCCAATTATAGTGTTTTTGGTGTTTGCAAGGCTGAATGGAAAAATTGTGCCAAAGGAATCAAGTAGTGAGTGCACTTGTGTTTGGAAGCAGGATAGCTGGGTGCCTGCGTACTATGCATTGGCAATTCTTACAATGCTGTGGTCTTTGACTGCAATGATCGAAGCTCAGGTTTATGTGATCAGTGGGACTATTGCTCAGTGGTACTTCACGAAGGAGGATTCAGCTCCTAAGCGAAGTATTAGAAGTTCTTTGAG AAATGCATTTGGCCCCTCCTTTGGAACTGTATGCCTATCTGGACTACTTATTTGTGTTGTTCGTACGGTGCGTGCTGCTGTTGATAGCGCAAGACAAGAGGATGTTCCTGGAATGGTGAACCTTATATTGCGGTGTTGTGTTAATGCATTACTGTCAGCAGTAGATTTTCTTAACAAGTTCACAATCAACTTCGCAGCAATAACTGGTAAAGCGTACTGCATCTCTGCAAGGATGACATATGAGCTCTTAAAACGCAATCTGCTCTCTGCTGTTTTTGTGGAGACTGTCTCATCTCGTTTGTTGGCTGGAATTGCCTTCGTCCTCTCAGCAATATATGCAATTGTG GTTTGTGCCATCTTGAAGGGTGCGATCAATCTTGGGGTTGACTCATATCTTGTATCTTTTCTTGCATGGATGCTTTTGATAGTGGTTCTGGGCTTCTTTGTCCGTGTGCTGGACAATGTGATTGACACTATTTATGTATGCTATGCCATAGATAGAGATAGGGGCGAGGTTTACAAACAAGATGTTCATGAGGTTTATATTCACTTGCCCATCAGCAGAAACCATAGATCGCTTATTGTTCCGAGAACTCACGATGTATGA